From the genome of Spirochaetota bacterium, one region includes:
- a CDS encoding pyridoxal-phosphate dependent enzyme, with product MSVLPLFDAFPALKKLPYVQLGDFPTPVQRLSSMGHPNLWVKRDDVSSTLYGGNKVRKLEFTLAEAIALNKKKVVTMGGIGTNHGLATAVFCKHLGLGCRLLLFWQPVTEYVKKNLLLFVHFGAELAYYTSMLATGIMFYTKERLIRDAYFLYAGGSSPLGTVGFVNAAFELKQQIQQGLLPQPDYVVCALGSSGTMAGLSLGLLLAGVKSKVIGVRVTDRSLGPIPIANEKSVHLLMEKTYKLMKTITNLPPIDIPTPIILHDYCGQGYGYPTGACLDAIEKMKHTEHIQLEPTYTGKTFAAVCDLIRKPEFKNAILLYWHTYNSVDMTDKAANVNYHQLPKNLHWVFERE from the coding sequence ATGAGTGTGTTGCCATTATTTGATGCATTCCCTGCTTTAAAAAAACTCCCCTATGTGCAGTTGGGGGATTTTCCTACACCTGTGCAAAGACTATCTTCTATGGGTCATCCCAATTTGTGGGTTAAGCGGGATGATGTATCATCAACACTGTATGGGGGCAATAAAGTAAGAAAACTGGAATTTACATTAGCGGAGGCGATAGCTCTAAACAAAAAAAAGGTTGTGACTATGGGAGGCATAGGTACCAACCATGGACTTGCAACCGCAGTGTTTTGTAAGCACTTAGGTCTTGGGTGCAGGTTGCTTCTTTTCTGGCAGCCTGTAACAGAGTACGTGAAAAAGAATTTGCTTCTGTTTGTGCATTTTGGAGCAGAGCTTGCGTACTATACATCAATGCTTGCAACCGGTATTATGTTTTATACAAAGGAACGCTTGATACGCGATGCATACTTTTTATACGCAGGTGGCTCTTCGCCATTGGGTACGGTGGGGTTTGTCAATGCAGCATTTGAATTGAAACAGCAGATACAGCAAGGACTCTTGCCTCAACCGGATTACGTTGTTTGTGCACTGGGATCATCTGGAACCATGGCGGGGCTATCGCTTGGCCTTTTGCTAGCAGGTGTAAAAAGCAAAGTTATAGGCGTGCGGGTTACAGACCGATCACTTGGTCCAATACCTATAGCTAATGAAAAAAGTGTTCACTTGCTGATGGAAAAAACCTACAAACTTATGAAAACGATTACTAATCTTCCACCAATAGATATTCCCACACCTATTATCCTTCACGATTATTGTGGCCAGGGCTATGGTTATCCAACTGGTGCCTGCCTGGATGCTATCGAAAAAATGAAACACACTGAACATATTCAGCTTGAGCCAACTTATACGGGCAAAACCTTTGCTGCAGTGTGCGATTTGATACGCAAACCAGAATTTAAAAATGCAATACTATTATATTGGCACACCTACAATTCGGTGGATATGACTGACAAAGCAGCAAACGTAAATTACCATCAGTTGCCAAAAAACTTGCATTGGGTTTTTGAAAGAGAATAG